A stretch of the Coturnix japonica isolate 7356 chromosome 27, Coturnix japonica 2.1, whole genome shotgun sequence genome encodes the following:
- the TOP2A gene encoding DNA topoisomerase 2-alpha codes for MYCVPRSALLPRSSIGYQTCPSSSPLSRLSGFERAERTGGRAVRPSALQRLAVFKGRCAVIGGAFRRARRRFETRCAVTGRHHSAPAAMELMDSPAPLRPLHDNARLPKADVAQKRLSVERIYQKKTQLEHILLRPDTYIGSVETVTQQMWVFDEDVGLNCRDVTFVPGLYKIFDEILVNAADNKQRDKSMSCIKVTIDPENNTISVWNNGKGIPVVEHKVEKVYVPALIFGQLLTSSNYDDDEKKVTGGRNGYGAKLCNIFSTKFTVETACREYKKLFKQTWTDNMGKAGEMTLKHFDGEDYTCVTFQPDLSKFKMSILDKDIVSLMTRRAYDLAGSCKGVKVMLNGKKLPVKGFRSYVDLYLKDKVDETGNALKVIHEEVNSRWEVCLTLSEKGFQQVSFVNSIATTKGGRHVDYVADQIVTKLIDVVKKKNKNGVGVKPFQVKNHMWIFVNCLIENPTFDSQTKENMTLQAKSFGSTCKLSEKFIKGAVGCGIVESILNWVKFKAQTQLNKKCSAVKHTKIKGVPKLDDANDAGSKNSIDCTLILTEGDSAKTLAVSGLGVVGRDKYGVFPLRGKMLNVREASHKQIMENAEINNIIKIVGLQYKKNYEDRESLKTLRYGKIMIMTDQDQDGSHIKGLLINFIHHNWPSLLRHNFLEEFITPIIKVSKNKEEIAFYSIPEFEEWKNSTQNYNTWKIKYYKGLGTSTSKEAKEYFADMARHRIGFKYSGPEDDAAITLAFSKKKVEERKEWLTNFMEDRRQRKLHGLPEDYLYGKDTNYLTYNDFINKELVLFSNSDNERSIPSLVDGLKPEQRKVLFTCFKRNDKREVKVAQLAGSVAEMSAYHHGEASLMMTIVNLAQNFVGSNNVNLLQPIGQFGTRLHGGKDADSPRCISTMLSPLARLLFPPVDDNLLKFLYDDNQRVEPEWYMPIIPMVLVNGAEGIGTGWACKLPNYDTREIVNNIRRMLDGNEPLPMLPSYRNFKGTIDELGPNQYVISGEVSILDSTTIEITELPVRTWTQTYKEQVLEPMLNGTEKTPPLITDYKEYHTDTTVKFVVKMTEEKLAQAEAAGLHKVFKLQTSLTCNSMVLFDHVGFLKKYESPQDILKEFFELRLRYYGLRKEWLIGMLGAESAKLSNQARFILEKIDGKIVIENKPKKELIQVLIQRGYESDPVKAWKELQNKEEEEEGDESDQEPAAATGPDFNYLLNMPLWYLTKEKKDELCKQRDNKEKELEDLKRKSPSDLWKEDLAAFVEELDAVEAKQMQDEMAGITGKPLKAKGGKQGGKQKVTKAQLVEVMPSPHGIRVVPKITAEMKAEAEKRTKKKIKSEKNESDEKQEGNSSGDKEPLGLKQRLAQKRKAEQGTTKQTTLPFKPIKKMKRNPWSDSESDSESDDFEVPSKRERVVRQAAAKIKPMVNSDSDADLTSSDEESEYRRNSEGNTDSDTNSKKKPAPKAKAAPKETMGIKGKAPKEKPLPDAVPVPARDVATEGVSQDPVAPSVSVPKKPAAAAKKGSTAKDNQPSIMDILNKKKAAPKAPKAAAMGDSPPPKAAAVGAKKPGAPRGRKAAKKLSASSDSDSDFGSKPAKSVAAKKSKRDDDSFSIDVTAGSPTAAAPRTRPGRLKKPVQYLESSDEDDLF; via the exons ATGTACTGCGTGCCTCGCAGCGCCCTCCTTCCTCGCTCCTCTATTGGTTACCAGACCTGCCCATCAAGCAGCCCCCTCTCCCGACTGTCTGGTTTTGAAAGAGCGGAGCGCACGGGAGGGCGGGCCGTACGTCCCTCCGCCCTTCAGCGATTGGCTGTTTTCAAGGGGCGGTGCGCTGTGATTGGCGGAGCGTTTCGGCGGGCTCGGCGGAGGTTTGAAACGCGCTGCGCCGTTACCGGCCGCCATCACTCCGCGCCCGCCGCCATGGAGCTCATGGACTCACCGGCGCCGCTCCGG CCCCTTCACGACAACGCCCGGCTGCCCAAGGCCGATGTGGCGCAGAAGCGGCTCTCGGTGGAGCGCATCTACCAGAAGAAGACGCAGCTGGAGCATATTCTGCTGCGGCCGGACACGTACATCGGGTCTGTGGAGACCGTCACGCAG CAAATGTGGGTGTTCGATGAGGACGTGGGCCTCAACTGCAGGGATGTGACCTTCGTGCCTGGCCTGTACAAGATCTTCGATGAGATCCTGG TCAACGCTGCAGACAACAAGCAGAGGGATAAAAGCATGTCCTGCATCAAAGTTACCATCGACCC agaGAATAACACCATCAGTGTGTGGAACAATGGGAAGGGTATCCCAGTTGTTGAACACAAAGTAGAAAAAGTGTATGTTCCTGCTTTAATCTTTGGGCAGCTGCTGACATCCAGCAACTACGATGATGATGAGAAGAAAGTCACAG GTGGGCGAAATGGTTATGGAGCCAAACTGTGCAACATATTCAGCACCAAATTTACCGTGGAGACTGCGTGTCGTGAATACAAAAAGCTGTTCAAGCAG ACCTGGACAGACAACATGGGGAAGGCCGGTGAAATGACACTGAAGCATTTTGATGGGGAGGATTACACGTGTGTCACCTTCCAACCTGATCTGTCAAAGTTCAAAATGTCGATTCTTGACAAGGACATCGTGTCCCTGATGACAAGAAGAGCATATGATTTGGCTGGGTCATGCAAAGGAGTCAAAGTTATGTTGAATGGGAAGAAGTTGCCT GTGAAAGGATTCCGCAGTTACGTGGACCTCTATCTGAAGGACAAAGTGGATGAGACTGGAAATGCACTTAAGGTTATTCATGAGGAAGTGAATTCCAGGTGGGAAGTGTGCTTGACTTTAAGTGAAAAAGGATTCCAGCAAGTTAGCTTTGTCAACAGCATTGCCACCACAAAG GGTGGCAGGCACGTTGATTACGTAGCTGACCAGATTGTGACTAAACTCATTGATGttgtgaaaaagaagaacaaaaatggaGTTGGAGTGAAACCGTTTCAG GTGAAGAATCACATGTGGATTTTTGTGAATTGCTTGATTGAAAACCCAACCTTTGACTCTCAGACTAAAGAGAATATGACTCTGCAGGCCAAGAGCTTTGGCTCGACGTGCAAGCTGAGTGAGAAATTTATCAAGGGT GCAGTTGGCTGTGGCATTGTTGAAAGTATCCTAAACTGGGTAAAATTTAAAGCTCAGACCCAGCTGAATAAGAAATGTTCAGCTGTGAAGCACACCAAGATTAAGGGCGTTCCTAAACTGGATGATGCCAATGATGCTG gcagCAAGAATTCAATAGATTGTACACTCATCCTGACCGAGGGAGACTCAGCCAAAACGCTGGCTGTCTCTGGTTTAGGAGTGGTTGGTAGAGACAAATATGGAGTATTTCCCCTTCGTGGGAAAATGCTCAACGTCAGGGAAGCTTCTCATAAACAG AtaatggaaaatgctgaaatcaaCAACATCATCAAAATTGTGGGTTTACAGTATAAGAAGAATTACGAGGATCGAGAATCTTTAAAGACTCTTCGCTATGGGAAGATCATGATTATGACAGATCAG GATCAAGATGGATCTCATATCAAAGGTTTGCTGATTAACTTCATCCATCACAACTGGCCTTCTCTTCTAAGACACAACTTCTTGGAGGAATTTATTACCCCCATCATAAAG GTctctaaaaacaaagaagaaattgcaTTCTACAGCATTCCTGAGTttgaagaatggaaaaacagcacacaaaacTACAACACATGGAAAATCAAGTACTACAAAG GTTTGGGTACCAGCACATCGAAGGAGGCAAAGGAATACTTTGCAGATATGGCTAGACATCGAATTGGCTTCAAGTACTCTGGTCCAGAAGATGATGCTGCCATCACCCTG GCCTTTAGTAAGAAGAAGGTAGAAGAACGAAAGGAATGGCTGACTAATTTCATGGAGGATAGAAGACAGCGGAAGCTGCATGGCCTGCCGGAG gaCTACCTGTATGGGAAAGATACTAATTACCTGACATACAACGACTTCATCAACAAGGAGTTGGTCCTGTTCTCAAACTCAGATAATGAAAGATCGATCCCATCCCTGGTTGATG gtTTAAAACCAGAGCAGCGCAAGGTTTTGTTCACTTGCTTTAAGAGAAATGATAAACGTGAAGTAAAGGTTGCTCAGCTGGCTGGTTCTGTTGCTGAAATGTCAGCTTATCACCATGGGGAG GCATCGCTGATGATGACTATTGTCAACTTGGCTCAGAACTTTGTTGGAAGTAACAATGTTAATCTTCTACAACCTATTGGTCAGTTTGGTACCAGGCTTCATGGTGGAAAGGATGCTGACAGCCCTCGCTGTATTTCCACTATGCTAAG CCCTTTAGCCAGGCTTCTTTTTCCACCAGTGGATGACAACTTGCTGAAATTCCTTTATGATGACAACCAACGTGTAGAGCCTGAATGGTATATGCCCATCATTCCTATGGTTTTAGTAAACGGAGCTGAAGGAATCGGTACTGGATGGGCTTGCAAACTTCCAAACTATGATACCAGAGAGATTGTAAACAACATCAGACGAATGCTGGATGGAAACGAACCGCTGCCGATG cTTCCCAGCTACAGGAATTTCAAAGGCACAATAGATGAGCTTGGACCTAACCAGTATGTGATAAGTGGTGAAGTGTCTATCCTTGATTCTACAACCATTGAAATCACTGAGCTGCCTGTCAGAACATGGACACAG ACCTACAAAGAGCAAGTTCTGGAACCTATGTTGAATGGAACTGAGAagacccccccattaattacTGACTACAAGGAATACCACACTGATACGACTGTGAAATTTGTTGTgaagatgacagaagaaaaacttgcacaggcagaagctgctggatTGCACAAAGTCTTTAAGCTTCAAACAAGTCTTACTTGCAATTCTATG GTTCTTTTCGACCATGTTGGTTTCCTCAAGAAGTACGAGTCTCCTCAGGACATCCTTAAAGAGTTCTTTGAGCTCAGGCTCCGGTACTATGGGTTAAGGAAAGAGTGGCTTATTGGGATGCTGGGTGCCGAGTCTGCAAAGCTGAGCAACCAGGCTCGATTCATCCTGGAGAAAATAGATGGCAAAATTGTGATCG aaaacaaacccaagaaaGAACTGATTCAAGTTCTTATCCAAAGAGGATATGAATCAGATCCAGTGAAGGCCTGGAAGGAATTGCAAAACAAG gaggaagaagaagaaggagatgAGAGTGACCAGGAACCAGCTGCAGCTACGGGGCCGGATTTCAACTATCTTCTGAACATGCCCCTTTGGTACCTGACTAAGGAGAAGAAAGATGAGCTCTGCAAGCAGAGAGATAACAAA GAAAAGGAGCTGGAAGACCTGAAGCGCAAGAGCCCCTCTGACCTGTGGAAAGAAGACCTTGCTGCCTTTGTTGAAGAGCTGGAT GCGGTAGAAGCCAAGCAAATGCAGGATGAAATGGCAGGGATAACTGGCAAACCTTTAAAGGCAAAAGGAGGGAAACAAGGAGGGAAGCAAAAGGTGACAAAGGCACAGCTGGTGGAAGTGATGCCGTCACCTCATGGCATAAGGGTTGTTCCTAAgatcactgcagaaatgaaggcggaggcagaaaagagaactaaaaagaagataaag agtgaaaaaaatgaGTCTGACGAGAAACAAGAAGGAAACTCGTCGGGGGATAAAGAGCCCTTGGGCCTTAAGCAACGATTAGCACAGAAGCGTAAAGCCGAGCAAG GCACCACGAAGCAGACCACTCTACCATTTAAaccaataaagaaaatgaagcgCAACCCTTGGTCTGACTCAGAGTCTGACTCAGAGTCGGATGATTTCGAAGTGCCTTCTAAAAGGGAGCGAGTGGTTCGCCAGGCAGCAG CCAAAATCAAGCCCATGGTCAATTCAGACTCGGATGCGGATCTGACCAGCTCAGATGAGGAGTCTGAGTATCGGAGGAATAGTGAAGGCAACACTGATTCAGATACAAACTCCAAAAAGAAACCTGCTCCCAAGGCCAAAGCTGCCCCAAA GGAAACCATGGGAATAAAAGGGAAAGCTCCCAAGGAAAAGCCGCTGCCAGATGCTGTCCCTG TTCCAGCCCGAGATGTTGCTACTGAAGGTGTTAGTCAGGACCCTGTGGCTCCTTCTGTCTCTGTGCCAAAgaaacctgctgctgcagctaagaagggcagcactgccaaGG ATAACCAGCCGTCCATCATGGATATTCTCAACAAGAAGAAGGCAGCACCAAAGGCCCCCAAGGCAGCAGCGATGGGGGACTCCCCTCCTCCCAAAGCTGCAGCGGTGGGTGCCAAGAAGCCCGGTGCCCCCCGGGGGCGGAAAGCTGCCAAGAAGCTGTCGGCTTCTTCTGATTCCGACTCAGATTTCGGCTCAAAACCCGCCAAATCCGTGGCAGCAAAG AAATCCAAGCGGGACGACGACAGTTTCAGCATTGATGTGACTgcaggcagccccacagcagctgcccccCGCACCCGGCCCGGCCGCCTCAAAAAGCCCGTCCAGTACCTGGAGTCGTCTGACGAGGACGATCTGTTCTGA
- the LOC107325290 gene encoding collagen alpha-1(XVIII) chain-like isoform X2, which produces MSQTPLSSAPRGCSMRPRGAPRLLPALCILSVLAGLLPHGMAQWFYPLGSEDTTPELGTSPATPTLPTLRGEEGAADSEPMKKLPLSKPPLGTASRRREPSAKTKGHGHARLQTRAQHNHPTATPQIFEGSADEEEFLQIKTTPKGLPLRVPSDPGLDVTLQIRNSSNCICPARPGPPGPKGEKGDRGFPGERGQPGLSGERGRTGSPGQPGQQGPRGPPGPPGPPGPPGPPGAGGARSPSAPAALPKESERELGAASPNGKPGPPGAPGLPGPPGPPGYPGHEGSPGHPGREGQPGPPGPPGAVGPPGFPGSEGAPGSPGLAGPDGPPGAPGLPGTQGPPGAPGHEGPPGPPGPASFPGKPGLRGEPGFPGLKGDKGEQGLPGMPGSPGRTGEMGAPGMPGPMGPPGPPGDYRCETRHAGHHGAAGPPGPKGEKGDPGERGCCYGEPGCKPGHLPFPGPGSQSSTWYQLHKEEPDIYGAIVPHGPRGPPGPPGPPGPPGAPGLLYLNRVYPIRGQQPCKQPAAASAAWAVDADIPHPEPLEPSADLQRQTWVFRSKELMLKSSSAIPEGSLVYVREGSSAFLRTPRGWSRLLLEDSESLFAGDDPSAATAQYQEAKQARTRGPSTEPPSGVRADSVALQEDGAVLPSTPPTTAAPRMPSLRLVALNVPLSGDMSGIRGADLQCYRQSHEAGLYGTFRAFLSAPSQDLASIVKRTDRTLPIVNLKGQLLARSWSSLLQSPAGAALRSPIYTFNGRNVLSDALWPRRLAWHGSTGRGGHSQRRDCQGWRSSGPGEGLAAPLGPGRLLAGQRRNCSEELAVLCVEVAFPYRHMW; this is translated from the exons ATGAGCCAGACCCCCCTATCCTCGGCACCACGGGGATGCAGCATGAGGCCGAGGGGTGCCCCACGCCTCCTCCCTGCACTCTGCATCCTCTCAGTGCTGGCCGGACTTCTGCCCCATGGCATGGCCCAGTGGTTCTACCCACTGGGCTCTGAAGACACCACTCCGGAGCTCGGCACCAGCCCTGCAACCCCCACACTGCCCACCCTGCGTGGGGAGGAAG gtGCTGCTGACTCAGAGCCCATGAAGAAGCTGCCGCTGAGCAAACCCCCATTGGGAACAGCCTCAAGAAGACGGGAGCCCTCTGCAAAGACCAAGGGCCATGGCCATGCCCGGCTGCAAACACGAGCCCAG CACAACCACCCCACGGCCACCCCGCAGATCTTTGAGGGCAGCGCAGATGAAGAGGAGTTCCTGCAGATCAAG ACCACGCCAAAGGGGCTGCCCCTGCGTGTGCCCTCAGACCCTGGGCTGGATGTGACCCTGCAG ATACGCAACAGCTCCAACTGCATCTGCCCTGCACGCCCCGGCCCTCCCGGCCCCAAG GGAGAGAAAGGTGACCGTGGGTTCCCCGGGGAGCGGGGCCAGCCAGGGCTGTCTGGGGAGAGAGGAAGGACAGGCAGCCCGGGGCAGCCGGGTCAACAGGGGCCTCGGGGCCCCCCTGGACCACCAGGACCTCCAGGGCCACCAGGACCACCGGGTGCTGGGGGAGCCAGGAGTCCATCAGCACCCGCAGCGCTCCCAAAGGAATCAGAGAGAGAG ctgggagcagccagcccCAACGGGAAGCCAGGACCCCCCGGTGCCCCAGGGCTGCCCGGCCCCCCCGGCCCACCTGGATACCCAGGACATGAAGGATCTCCAGGGCACCCCGGGCGGGAGGGGCAGCCTGGCCCCCCCGGCCCACCGGGGGCTGTGGGGCCACCCGGGTTCCCAGGGAGTGAAGGAGCTCCAGGATCCCCAGGCTTGGCTGGGCCCGATGGCCCCCCGGGGGCACCAGGACTCCCAGGCACACAGGGACCCCCTGGGGCACCCGGGCATGAAGGGCCTCCCGGCCCCCCAGGACCCGCGTCATTCCCTGGCAAACCAGGGCTCCGAGGGGAGCCAGGATTCCCAGGATTAAAA GGTGATAAGGGTGAGCAAGGGTTGCCAGGCATGCCAGGAAGCCCTGGCCGCACCGGGGAGATGGGAGCCCCAGGGATGCCTGGTCCTATGGGACCACCAGGGCCACCGGGGGACTACAGG TGTGAAACACGCCATGCTGGGCACCATGGAGCAGCCGGCCCACCAGGTCCCAAG gGTGAAAAGGGAGATCCAGGAGAGCGG ggctgctgctaTGGGGAGCCCGGCTGCAAACCAGGCCACCTCCCGTTCCCCGGCCCTGGCAGCCAGTCCAGCACCTGGTACCAGCTG CACAAGGAGGAGCCGGATATCTACGGAGCGATCGTTCCCCAT GGTCCCCGAGGTCCCCCCGGCCCCCCTGGTCCCCCCGGCCCCCCTGGAGCCCCAGGACTCCTCTACCTCAAT CGGGTGTACCCCATACGAGGACAGCAGCCCTGCAAGCAGCCG GCAGCGGCCAGCGCAGCCTGGGCAGTGG ATGCTGATATTCCCCACCCAGAGCCGCTGGAGCCCAGTGCCGACCTCCAG CGCCAAACGTGGGTGTTCAGGTCGAAGGAGCTGATGTTGAAGTCCAGCAGCGCCATCCCCgagggcagcctggtctacgTGCGGGAGGGGAGCAGCGCCTTCCTGCGCACCCCCCGgggctggagcaggctgctg ctggaggacTCGGAGTCGCTCTTTGCGGGTGACGACCCCTCCGCCGCCACAGCACAATACCAG GAGGCAAAGCAGGCACGGACACGAggtcccagcacagagccaccCTCGGGGGTCCGGGCGGACTCAGTG GCCCTGCAGGAGGAcggagctgtgctgcccagcaccccGCCGACCACCGCAGCCCCCAGGATGCCCTCT CTCCGCCTGGTGGCCCTGAACGTGCCCCTGTCCGGGGACATGAGCGGTATCCGCGGTGCCGACCTGCAGTGTTACCGGCAGTCCCACGAGGCCGGGCTCTACGGAACCTTCCGGGCGTTCCTGTCGGCCCCCAGCCAGGACCTGGCCTCCATCGTCAAGAGGACGGACAGGACCCTCCCCATCGTCAACCTGAAG GGCCAGCTGCTGGCTCGCTCCTGGAGCTCCCTCCTGCAGAGCCCGGCTGGAGCCGCCCTGCGCAGCCCCATCTACACGTTCAATGGGCGCAACGTGCTGAGCGATGCCCTTTG GCCCCGCAGGTTGGCGTGGCACGGATCCACGGGGCGGGGCGGCCATTCCCAGCGCCGGGACTGTCAGGGCTGGCGGAGCTCCGGCCCCGGGGAGGGTCTGGCGGCCCCGCTGGGTCCGGGCCGGCTGCTGGCCGGGCAGCGCCGAAACTGCTCCGAGGAGCTGGCGGTGCTGTGCGTGGAGGTCGCCTTCCCGTACCGACACATGTGGTGA
- the LOC107325290 gene encoding collagen alpha-1(III) chain-like isoform X1, producing MSQTPLSSAPRGCSMRPRGAPRLLPALCILSVLAGLLPHGMAQWFYPLGSEDTTPELGTSPATPTLPTLRGEEGAADSEPMKKLPLSKPPLGTASRRREPSAKTKGHGHARLQTRAQHNHPTATPQIFEGSADEEEFLQIKTTPKGLPLRVPSDPGLDVTLQIRNSSNCICPARPGPPGPKGEKGDRGFPGERGQPGLSGERGRTGSPGQPGQQGPRGPPGPPGPPGPPGPPGAGGARSPSAPAALPKESERELGAASPNGKPGPPGAPGLPGPPGPPGYPGHEGSPGHPGREGQPGPPGPPGAVGPPGFPGSEGAPGSPGLAGPDGPPGAPGLPGTQGPPGAPGHEGPPGPPGPASFPGKPGLRGEPGFPGLKGDKGEQGLPGMPGSPGRTGEMGAPGMPGPMGPPGPPGDYRCETRHAGHHGAAGPPGPKGEKGDPGERGCCYGEPGCKPGHLPFPGPGSQSSTWYQLHKEEPDIYGAIVPHGPRGPPGPPGPPGPPGAPGLLYLNRVYPIRGQQPCKQPAAASAAWAVASPDADIPHPEPLEPSADLQRQTWVFRSKELMLKSSSAIPEGSLVYVREGSSAFLRTPRGWSRLLLEDSESLFAGDDPSAATAQYQEAKQARTRGPSTEPPSGVRADSVALQEDGAVLPSTPPTTAAPRMPSLRLVALNVPLSGDMSGIRGADLQCYRQSHEAGLYGTFRAFLSAPSQDLASIVKRTDRTLPIVNLKGQLLARSWSSLLQSPAGAALRSPIYTFNGRNVLSDALWPRRLAWHGSTGRGGHSQRRDCQGWRSSGPGEGLAAPLGPGRLLAGQRRNCSEELAVLCVEVAFPYRHMW from the exons ATGAGCCAGACCCCCCTATCCTCGGCACCACGGGGATGCAGCATGAGGCCGAGGGGTGCCCCACGCCTCCTCCCTGCACTCTGCATCCTCTCAGTGCTGGCCGGACTTCTGCCCCATGGCATGGCCCAGTGGTTCTACCCACTGGGCTCTGAAGACACCACTCCGGAGCTCGGCACCAGCCCTGCAACCCCCACACTGCCCACCCTGCGTGGGGAGGAAG gtGCTGCTGACTCAGAGCCCATGAAGAAGCTGCCGCTGAGCAAACCCCCATTGGGAACAGCCTCAAGAAGACGGGAGCCCTCTGCAAAGACCAAGGGCCATGGCCATGCCCGGCTGCAAACACGAGCCCAG CACAACCACCCCACGGCCACCCCGCAGATCTTTGAGGGCAGCGCAGATGAAGAGGAGTTCCTGCAGATCAAG ACCACGCCAAAGGGGCTGCCCCTGCGTGTGCCCTCAGACCCTGGGCTGGATGTGACCCTGCAG ATACGCAACAGCTCCAACTGCATCTGCCCTGCACGCCCCGGCCCTCCCGGCCCCAAG GGAGAGAAAGGTGACCGTGGGTTCCCCGGGGAGCGGGGCCAGCCAGGGCTGTCTGGGGAGAGAGGAAGGACAGGCAGCCCGGGGCAGCCGGGTCAACAGGGGCCTCGGGGCCCCCCTGGACCACCAGGACCTCCAGGGCCACCAGGACCACCGGGTGCTGGGGGAGCCAGGAGTCCATCAGCACCCGCAGCGCTCCCAAAGGAATCAGAGAGAGAG ctgggagcagccagcccCAACGGGAAGCCAGGACCCCCCGGTGCCCCAGGGCTGCCCGGCCCCCCCGGCCCACCTGGATACCCAGGACATGAAGGATCTCCAGGGCACCCCGGGCGGGAGGGGCAGCCTGGCCCCCCCGGCCCACCGGGGGCTGTGGGGCCACCCGGGTTCCCAGGGAGTGAAGGAGCTCCAGGATCCCCAGGCTTGGCTGGGCCCGATGGCCCCCCGGGGGCACCAGGACTCCCAGGCACACAGGGACCCCCTGGGGCACCCGGGCATGAAGGGCCTCCCGGCCCCCCAGGACCCGCGTCATTCCCTGGCAAACCAGGGCTCCGAGGGGAGCCAGGATTCCCAGGATTAAAA GGTGATAAGGGTGAGCAAGGGTTGCCAGGCATGCCAGGAAGCCCTGGCCGCACCGGGGAGATGGGAGCCCCAGGGATGCCTGGTCCTATGGGACCACCAGGGCCACCGGGGGACTACAGG TGTGAAACACGCCATGCTGGGCACCATGGAGCAGCCGGCCCACCAGGTCCCAAG gGTGAAAAGGGAGATCCAGGAGAGCGG ggctgctgctaTGGGGAGCCCGGCTGCAAACCAGGCCACCTCCCGTTCCCCGGCCCTGGCAGCCAGTCCAGCACCTGGTACCAGCTG CACAAGGAGGAGCCGGATATCTACGGAGCGATCGTTCCCCAT GGTCCCCGAGGTCCCCCCGGCCCCCCTGGTCCCCCCGGCCCCCCTGGAGCCCCAGGACTCCTCTACCTCAAT CGGGTGTACCCCATACGAGGACAGCAGCCCTGCAAGCAGCCG GCAGCGGCCAGCGCAGCCTGGGCAGTGG CTTCTCCAGATGCTGATATTCCCCACCCAGAGCCGCTGGAGCCCAGTGCCGACCTCCAG CGCCAAACGTGGGTGTTCAGGTCGAAGGAGCTGATGTTGAAGTCCAGCAGCGCCATCCCCgagggcagcctggtctacgTGCGGGAGGGGAGCAGCGCCTTCCTGCGCACCCCCCGgggctggagcaggctgctg ctggaggacTCGGAGTCGCTCTTTGCGGGTGACGACCCCTCCGCCGCCACAGCACAATACCAG GAGGCAAAGCAGGCACGGACACGAggtcccagcacagagccaccCTCGGGGGTCCGGGCGGACTCAGTG GCCCTGCAGGAGGAcggagctgtgctgcccagcaccccGCCGACCACCGCAGCCCCCAGGATGCCCTCT CTCCGCCTGGTGGCCCTGAACGTGCCCCTGTCCGGGGACATGAGCGGTATCCGCGGTGCCGACCTGCAGTGTTACCGGCAGTCCCACGAGGCCGGGCTCTACGGAACCTTCCGGGCGTTCCTGTCGGCCCCCAGCCAGGACCTGGCCTCCATCGTCAAGAGGACGGACAGGACCCTCCCCATCGTCAACCTGAAG GGCCAGCTGCTGGCTCGCTCCTGGAGCTCCCTCCTGCAGAGCCCGGCTGGAGCCGCCCTGCGCAGCCCCATCTACACGTTCAATGGGCGCAACGTGCTGAGCGATGCCCTTTG GCCCCGCAGGTTGGCGTGGCACGGATCCACGGGGCGGGGCGGCCATTCCCAGCGCCGGGACTGTCAGGGCTGGCGGAGCTCCGGCCCCGGGGAGGGTCTGGCGGCCCCGCTGGGTCCGGGCCGGCTGCTGGCCGGGCAGCGCCGAAACTGCTCCGAGGAGCTGGCGGTGCTGTGCGTGGAGGTCGCCTTCCCGTACCGACACATGTGGTGA